The Triticum urartu cultivar G1812 unplaced genomic scaffold, Tu2.1 TuUngrouped_contig_5930, whole genome shotgun sequence genome has a segment encoding these proteins:
- the LOC125529890 gene encoding probable BOI-related E3 ubiquitin-protein ligase 2 encodes MAVQARFLSHAFPHDLNAYRSMDAAAPGASHLLDEHAGCAPAVACIGNNTVLSDLPRSELTCNDNYGFVPRKRARMAGDEPAGLADLARQRLVLQQAAAMHGLMLPCDAQSRAVGSGAASTSGRMANAAGLNTLLYNQGVEMDALIRLETERIRAGLEEARRRHARAVLATVERAAAGRLQAVEAELERARYRNGELEERLRQMTAEGQAWLGVAKSHEAVAAGLRATLDQLLQPPCAVAGAAEGDADDAQSCCFETPAGDNADDAASKAVAAAPSCKACGQGDACVLLLPCRHLSLCGACEPAVDTCPVCGATKNASLHVLLS; translated from the exons ATGGCTGTCCAGGCGCGGTTCCTCTCCCACGCCTTCCCCCACGACCTCAACGCCTACAGGTCCATGGACGCCGCGGCGCCGGGTGCCTCCCATCTCCTGGACGAGCACGCCGGGTGCGCCCCCGCGGTGGCGTGTATTGGGAACAACACTGTGCTGAGCGATCTCCCGCGAAGCGAGCTCACATGCAACGACAACTACGGCTTCGTGCCCAGGAAGCGGGCGCGCATGGCCGGGGACGAGCCGGCGGGGCTCGCGGACCTGGCACGGCAGCGCTTGGTTCTGCAGCAGGCGGCGGCGATGCACGGGCTCATGCTGCCTTGCGATGCGCAGAGCAGGGCGGTCGGCTCCGGCGCCGCGTCCACTAGCGGGAGGATGGCCAATGCTGCCGGCCTCAACACGCTGCTCTACAACCAGGGCGTGGAGATGGACGCGCTCATACGGCTCGAG ACGGAGAGAATTCGTGCGGGGCTTGAGGAGGCGCGCCGGCGGCACGCGAGGGCGGTCCTGGCTACTGTGGAGCGCGCTGCGGCGGGGCGGCTTCAGGCCGTAGAGGCTGAACTGGAGCGCGCGCGCTACCGCAACGGCGAACTGGAGGAGAGGCTCCGCCAGATGACCGCGGAGGGCCAGGCGTGGCTCGGCGTTGCCAAGAGCCACGAGGCCGTTGCCGCCGGCCTCCGCGCCACCCTGGACCAGCTTCTGCAGCCCCCGTGCGCCGTCGCCGGTGCTGCCGAGGGCGATGCCGACGACGCGCAGTCCTGCTGCTTCGAGACCCCAGCGGGCGACAACGCCGATGACGCGGCGTCCAAGGCGGTCGCGGCGGCTCCGTCGTGCAAGGCCTGCGGCCAGGGGGACGCCTGCGTTCTGCTGCTCCCGTGCCGGCACCTGTCCCTGTGCGGTGCGTGCGAGCCCGCCGTGGACACCTGCCCCGTGTGCGGGGCCACCAAGAACGCCTCGCTCCACGTCCTCCTTTCCTGA